The Rhodocytophaga rosea genome has a segment encoding these proteins:
- a CDS encoding mannonate dehydratase — MKPNRRSFIKKSASLAALSGVNGISLESSAQTKTSLASSQPLKDAGMQLCEAYFFGMQPQKIALAKQMDVLGAVGGINPGMVGLKEAKPWEYEAIAAVKKAWEKEGLQLKVIEGPPALGEKTKIGLPGKDEEISNFITLMKNLAKAGIDTICYNWMPAIGWYRTQDDRPGRGGALVTAFDNEGIQNLPLTQYGEVSKETLWKNLEYFLKAVVPEAEKAGIKLAMHPDDPQVDSIRGISRIMTTGNAFKRMLDIYPSPNNGITMCQGNFALMGEDIVELIKDFGKRGKIHFVHFRNVRGNKFNFEETFHDEGIIDMYQAMKTYVDVGFKGPIRPDHVPTMAGDSNEYPGYSTIGCLYALGYMRGLLESISKQKT, encoded by the coding sequence ATGAAACCTAACCGCCGAAGTTTTATTAAAAAGAGTGCTTCTCTGGCTGCCTTATCTGGCGTAAATGGAATCTCTCTGGAAAGTAGCGCACAAACTAAGACTTCCCTGGCTAGTTCTCAGCCATTAAAAGATGCTGGTATGCAACTGTGCGAGGCTTATTTCTTTGGGATGCAGCCTCAGAAAATAGCCTTAGCCAAGCAGATGGATGTACTGGGTGCTGTAGGCGGAATCAATCCGGGCATGGTAGGTCTGAAAGAGGCAAAACCCTGGGAATATGAAGCCATTGCAGCTGTAAAAAAAGCCTGGGAAAAAGAAGGATTGCAATTAAAAGTAATTGAAGGTCCACCGGCTTTAGGCGAAAAGACAAAAATTGGTTTACCCGGTAAAGATGAGGAAATATCCAACTTCATTACACTGATGAAAAACCTGGCAAAAGCCGGTATTGATACCATTTGCTATAACTGGATGCCTGCCATTGGCTGGTACAGAACCCAGGATGACCGTCCTGGAAGAGGCGGTGCCCTGGTAACCGCATTTGATAATGAAGGCATACAAAATCTGCCGCTCACCCAGTATGGAGAAGTTTCGAAAGAAACCTTGTGGAAGAATCTGGAATATTTTTTAAAAGCAGTAGTGCCGGAAGCGGAAAAAGCAGGTATTAAACTAGCCATGCATCCGGACGATCCTCAGGTAGACAGCATTCGTGGTATTTCGCGTATTATGACCACTGGCAATGCCTTTAAACGGATGCTTGATATTTATCCAAGTCCTAATAATGGGATTACGATGTGCCAGGGAAATTTTGCCCTGATGGGAGAAGATATTGTTGAACTGATTAAGGATTTCGGCAAACGTGGGAAAATACATTTTGTGCATTTCAGAAATGTACGGGGCAACAAATTCAACTTTGAGGAAACCTTTCATGATGAAGGCATTATTGATATGTACCAGGCTATGAAAACCTATGTAGATGTGGGATTTAAAGGCCCGATTCGCCCCGACCATGTACCAACCATGGCCGGCGACAGCAATGAATATCCCGGCTATAGTACCATCGGATGTTTATATGCCCTGGGGTATATGCGGGGATTGCTGGAATCAATCAGTAAGCAAAAAACATAA